The Anopheles maculipalpis chromosome 3RL, idAnoMacuDA_375_x, whole genome shotgun sequence genomic sequence TACAGTATGAAATGTCCGCTATAATCAAACGTCACATTCATATTGGCAAATGCATCCGATTTTTCCAAATCACGCTCGTTTGCCATGCGGCGTCCAAATTCCATGTTCGATAGTGTCTGCGATAGTTGCTGACTTTCGCTGTATCGTGCCAAACTTTCATCGTACACACGCAGCAACTTCCCGCTAAGAAAGCCAAATACACGAACCTGCCGGTCGGTGGACATGGTAGCAAACTTTTTCCCATCGGGTGCAAAGCTTAATGAGGTGACGGTCGTTTTGTTCTTCGCAAACTCGTACAAGCTAGTATCGAGCTTCGACTCAAAGTGTACAATCTTTGAgggaaatttaaaatcatgcCGTGGTCCATACCAGTACTCGAGGATTCCTGCCTTATCGATTGAGATGGTAACCTCGAAGGAGGGATTGTAACGGATCATAACTACGGGTTTTGTGTGCAGCTTTTCCAGGGTATGCAGTGGAGTGTTTGTTCCTTTTGCATCGTAGATTCTAATTACCGGTGAATCTTGGTCGGctctgcaacaacaaaacattagtTGAAAGGTGTGCATCAGTGTTTCGGAAACCAATTTTTTCATCGTACTTACACTGCCAAATAGCTAATCACATCACCCATCCGATGGATCCACTCAACCCTATACGGAACGTACTCGAGCTTTAGCATATTAATCATATCAAAGTTAATCACATCAAACACCTTGATGCTTTTATCCACCGAAGCGGTGCAAAGGTAAGTACCGCTACAGTTGGCCGCCAGATAGTTGATCGGTGCCAAATGGCTGCGGAAGTGCTTCACAAACTCGATGCCTAGCTCCATCTTCTTCCAGAACTTTACATGCCCATCTACACTGACGGTGACGATAAATTCCGACCGCGTCACCACTAGATGAGTGATAGTGTCCCGATGCATGAACGACTTCTCGTAGCACTCGGCATCCGGTAGATTTTCGATATAAAGCTTCTCAAACTCTAGCACTAGAATCGATGAAATTTATGTAAGTATACTTGAATCATGCAACAAATTAGGAATTGATGATACATTACTCACCTTTCCGTTTCTTGGGTTGTGCTGCAGCCGATGGCATCGGTCCTATCCATCCACCATCGTCATCTTCACCATCGGCTTCTTTATTTTCCTGCGATTCTGGATGTTCCGGTGAGTGTTTTGCATCATCATTCTGCTCTTTCACTTCCGGATCGCTGGATGTCCGTTTTCGAcgggatttttccttttcactcATCGTAAAAGTGGAATTTTCTTCACCAATTGGCGCTAAAATTATGCTACAACACGGAAACCGGACAC encodes the following:
- the LOC126564297 gene encoding peptidylprolyl isomerase domain and WD repeat-containing protein 1, whose product is MSEKEKSRRKRTSSDPEVKEQNDDAKHSPEHPESQENKEADGEDDDGGWIGPMPSAAAQPKKRKVLEFEKLYIENLPDAECYEKSFMHRDTITHLVVTRSEFIVTVSVDGHVKFWKKMELGIEFVKHFRSHLAPINYLAANCSGTYLCTASVDKSIKVFDVINFDMINMLKLEYVPYRVEWIHRMGDVISYLAVADQDSPVIRIYDAKGTNTPLHTLEKLHTKPVVMIRYNPSFEVTISIDKAGILEYWYGPRHDFKFPSKIVHFESKLDTSLYEFAKNKTTVTSLSFAPDGKKFATMSTDRQVRVFGFLSGKLLRVYDESLARYSESQQLSQTLSNMEFGRRMANERDLEKSDAFANMNVTFDYSGHFILYPTMLGIKLVNIETNRCAKIIGKNDNLRPLNLALFQGKVKFSKAATTLEQEASDNKAAQAIPNDPTLFCTAYKKQRFYLYTRRLPSDLQDMERDVFNEKPSKEDIISVTEGQGVQKIYDNAVLHTTMGDVHMRLFGKECPKTVENFCVHSKNGYYNGHLFHRVIKGFMIQTGDPTGTGTGGQSIWGGEFKDEFCSTLKHDRPYTVSMANAGPNTNGSQFFITVLPTPWLDNKHTVFGRVHKGMEIVQNICNAKTNPKTDKPYDEIRIISINLT